A window of the Haloarcula litorea genome harbors these coding sequences:
- a CDS encoding biotin transporter BioY, which produces MSQQHESVDLVGDETAGYFARAVLIAALTAALAQVSIPLPGTLPPFSLQPFGMFFAGLLLGPLWGGLALALYVLVGVAGAPVFSNGNAGPGYVLVGQGTGGFLIGFLVGAVVSGAVVHRGVEPRDLGDASVPVQIAGLFAAVVVVYAIGVPWLSAVTGLPLPRAAAVMAPYVPLDLLKLGVAVAIVEGGHLVRG; this is translated from the coding sequence ATGTCACAGCAACACGAGTCCGTCGACTTGGTCGGCGACGAGACGGCCGGGTACTTCGCGCGTGCGGTCCTGATCGCGGCGCTGACGGCCGCGCTCGCACAGGTGTCGATCCCGCTGCCGGGGACGCTGCCGCCGTTCTCCCTGCAACCGTTCGGGATGTTCTTCGCCGGCCTCCTGTTGGGTCCCCTGTGGGGCGGGCTGGCGCTGGCGCTGTACGTCCTCGTCGGCGTCGCCGGCGCGCCGGTGTTCTCGAACGGGAACGCCGGGCCGGGGTACGTCCTCGTCGGGCAGGGGACCGGCGGGTTCCTGATCGGCTTCCTCGTCGGGGCGGTCGTCTCGGGCGCGGTCGTCCACAGGGGGGTCGAACCGCGCGACCTCGGCGACGCGTCGGTCCCGGTCCAGATCGCGGGGCTGTTCGCCGCGGTGGTCGTCGTCTACGCGATCGGCGTCCCGTGGCTCTCGGCCGTCACGGGACTGCCGCTCCCGCGGGCCGCCGCGGTGATGGCACCGTACGTGCCGCTCGACCTCCTGAAACTCGGCGTCGCG